Proteins encoded within one genomic window of Humulus lupulus chromosome 1, drHumLupu1.1, whole genome shotgun sequence:
- the LOC133796271 gene encoding uncharacterized protein LOC133796271, protein MSSSRLVAETVWKQIESTALVTDEQLSIVNFLFGKNFERATRIVDQRGVKRISGLPSGRSIFQVMGESRRKEEYFCFPEHFCACYSFFYDTVNRGEQLCCKHQLAARLAASLGACIEVKVSDDELALLLSKL, encoded by the exons ATGAGTTCTAGTCGTTTAGTGGCAGAGACCGTGTGGAAACAAATTGAATCAACTGCTTTAG TGACAGATGAGCAACTCTCCAT CGTAAATTTCTTGTTTGGAAAGAACTTTGAGCGAGCAACTAGGATTGTGGATCAAAGAGGTGTCAAGAGGATCTCAGGGTTGCCCAGTGGACGTTCCATCTTTCAG GTTATGGGAGAATCTAGAAGAAAGGAGGAGTACTTTTGCTTCCCTGAGCACTTTTGTGCCTGTTATTCATTCTTCTATGACACTGTGAACAGAGGAGAACAGCTTTGT TGTAAACATCAATTAGCTGCAAGACTTGCTGCTTCACTCGGAGCATGCATTGAAGTAAAGGTCTCTGATGATGAGCTAGCTTTGTtactttccaagctctaa
- the LOC133814875 gene encoding uncharacterized protein LOC133814875 codes for MEVCVNDESVKFLSGWLQQWRERKFQICKDHIDCDTSDREKDDYIYSESDSDSGSQYEEDRLKNVLLVTGPVGVTTKTALSCYNYDESWYLVLFLDYFVPDDENFYFCIDMCIDFILSLHLFCSHHLWYSP; via the exons ATGGAG GTCTGTGTTAATGATGAATCTGTGAAGTTTTTGAGTGGGTGGCTACAACAATGGCGTGAAAGAAAGTTTCAAATATGCAAGGATCATATTGATTGTGATACAAGTGATAGGGAAAAAGATGATTATATCTATTCTGAAAGTGACTCTGATTCAGGAAGCCAATATGAGGAGGATAGGCTGAAAAACGTCCTCTTAGTTACAGGACCAGTTGGGGTAACTACAAAGACTGCATTATCTTGTTACAACTATGATGAGTCATGGTACTTGGTTTTGTTTCTAGATTACTTTGTGCCTGAtgatgaaaacttttatttttgtattgatatgtgcattgatttcattttgagcctccatcttttctgctctcaccatctttggtactcaccatga